From the Streptomyces syringium genome, one window contains:
- a CDS encoding bifunctional lysylphosphatidylglycerol flippase/synthetase MprF gives MTSAPPPAPPDDPAEAPVTGDSRHPWRTTLDRLLAPVRHAPFTLAFLAVLWIVGAVTGSLGSGPGRHRMERFGAGLPSLAEGRWWTPATSLLWCPGLAGYIGATLLVLVLLTPAERRLGVARTAAILLGGQIAGTLLALGIVKLGSLAGEQWLDSLSGDLAVTPTVGALAVGAVLSYRLTALWRRRVRLGIGAFALVMALYVGHLQGVMRFGGVVVGLAAGAALYHRSGRVRLRRSSHTEARVLVALVVAASAIGPMIAILYRDAYGPFNSFDNLYVSIQPTAEEVAEACATSARDCHSEHAIQDFYHSPSVVMAALVPLLLLVLAEGLRRGLRLAWGLAVLVHLAWIALLGYLLNDFLADPRAYGAVPADHAGYVQSFVEQMLLPVLVLLLLVLTRDRFDLRLPRTATAKLSAVVGAAFVLVCAAYVGIGHAVRDQYDPDATPGLLFGGLVSVFLPPAFLDEFTDSPIPVGGMAKALYQYCGLVFWAVALVALFFTFRRPRLHTDADAAVRARELLTAHGGSNLSYLTTWDGNYYWFDESGRAAVAYRVISTVALTTGDPFGDPGAREAAVAGFSRYCDERGWTPCFYSVGSETLRSAERLGWRSVQVAEDTVVPLPDLAFTGKKWQDVRTALNKAKKEGITAEWWSYPEAPVALTDQVRSISEEWVADKGLPEMGFTLGGLDELDDPAVRCLLAVDGDRTVHGITSWMPVYGDGRPVGWTLDFMRRRAGGFRGSMEFLIASAALGFKEEGAAFLSLSGAPLARTASAQPAAALQRVLDYGGKVLEPVYGFRSLLNFKAKFQPQYRPMYMAYPDPAFLPAITRAISKAYLPHMTPAQGMRLMRQFST, from the coding sequence ATGACGTCGGCCCCTCCTCCCGCACCGCCCGACGACCCCGCCGAGGCGCCCGTCACCGGCGACAGCCGGCACCCGTGGCGCACCACCCTCGACCGGCTCCTCGCCCCCGTCCGGCACGCCCCCTTCACCCTCGCCTTCCTCGCGGTCCTGTGGATCGTCGGCGCCGTCACCGGCAGCCTCGGCAGCGGCCCCGGCCGACACCGCATGGAACGCTTCGGGGCCGGGCTGCCCTCCCTCGCCGAGGGCCGGTGGTGGACCCCGGCCACGTCGCTGCTGTGGTGCCCCGGCCTCGCCGGGTACATCGGCGCGACCCTCCTCGTCCTGGTGCTCCTCACGCCCGCCGAACGCCGCCTCGGCGTCGCCCGCACCGCCGCGATCCTGCTCGGCGGCCAGATCGCGGGCACCCTGCTCGCCCTCGGCATCGTCAAACTCGGCTCGCTGGCGGGCGAACAGTGGCTGGACAGCCTCTCCGGGGACCTCGCGGTCACCCCGACCGTCGGCGCGCTCGCCGTCGGCGCGGTCCTCAGCTACCGGCTCACCGCGCTGTGGCGGCGCCGGGTACGGCTCGGCATCGGCGCGTTCGCGCTCGTGATGGCCCTGTACGTGGGGCATCTGCAGGGCGTCATGCGGTTCGGCGGGGTCGTCGTGGGCCTCGCCGCCGGTGCCGCGCTCTACCACCGCTCCGGCCGGGTGCGGCTGCGGCGCTCCTCGCACACCGAGGCCCGGGTGCTGGTCGCGCTCGTCGTGGCCGCCTCCGCGATCGGACCGATGATCGCCATCCTCTACCGCGACGCGTACGGCCCCTTCAACTCCTTCGACAACCTCTACGTCTCCATCCAGCCCACCGCCGAGGAGGTCGCGGAGGCCTGCGCCACCTCCGCCCGCGACTGCCACTCCGAGCACGCGATCCAGGACTTCTACCACTCGCCGTCCGTCGTCATGGCCGCGCTGGTGCCCCTGCTGCTGCTCGTCCTCGCGGAGGGGCTGCGCCGCGGGCTGCGCCTGGCCTGGGGCCTCGCCGTGCTGGTGCACCTCGCCTGGATCGCGCTGCTCGGCTATCTGCTGAACGACTTCCTCGCCGACCCCCGGGCCTACGGCGCGGTGCCCGCCGACCACGCGGGCTACGTCCAGTCCTTCGTCGAACAGATGCTGCTGCCGGTCCTGGTCCTCCTCCTGCTCGTCCTCACCCGCGACCGGTTCGACCTGCGGCTGCCGCGCACCGCGACCGCCAAGCTGTCGGCGGTCGTCGGGGCCGCGTTCGTGCTGGTCTGCGCCGCCTACGTGGGCATCGGACACGCCGTGCGCGACCAGTACGACCCGGACGCCACCCCGGGGCTGCTCTTCGGCGGGCTGGTGTCGGTGTTCCTGCCGCCCGCCTTCCTCGACGAGTTCACCGACTCGCCGATCCCGGTCGGCGGCATGGCGAAGGCGCTCTACCAGTACTGCGGGCTCGTCTTCTGGGCGGTCGCCCTGGTCGCGCTGTTCTTCACCTTCCGCCGCCCCCGGCTGCACACCGACGCGGACGCGGCCGTACGGGCCCGGGAACTCCTCACCGCGCACGGCGGCTCCAACCTCTCCTACCTCACCACCTGGGACGGCAACTACTACTGGTTCGACGAGAGCGGCCGGGCCGCCGTCGCCTACCGGGTGATCTCCACGGTGGCGCTGACGACCGGCGACCCGTTCGGCGACCCGGGGGCCCGCGAGGCCGCCGTCGCCGGTTTCTCCCGGTACTGCGACGAGCGCGGCTGGACGCCCTGCTTCTACAGCGTGGGGTCCGAGACCCTCCGGTCCGCCGAGCGGCTGGGCTGGCGGTCGGTGCAGGTGGCCGAGGACACCGTGGTGCCGCTGCCCGACCTGGCCTTCACCGGAAAGAAATGGCAGGACGTCCGTACCGCCCTGAACAAGGCCAAGAAGGAGGGCATCACCGCGGAATGGTGGTCCTACCCCGAGGCCCCGGTCGCCCTCACCGACCAGGTGCGGTCGATCTCCGAGGAGTGGGTCGCCGACAAGGGACTGCCGGAGATGGGCTTCACCCTGGGCGGCCTCGACGAACTCGACGACCCCGCGGTGCGCTGTCTGCTCGCCGTGGACGGCGACCGCACGGTGCACGGCATCACCAGCTGGATGCCGGTGTACGGCGACGGCAGGCCCGTGGGCTGGACACTGGACTTCATGCGGCGCAGGGCCGGCGGATTCCGCGGCTCGATGGAGTTCCTGATCGCCTCGGCGGCCCTCGGCTTCAAGGAGGAGGGCGCCGCGTTCCTCAGCCTCTCCGGCGCCCCGCTGGCCCGCACGGCCAGCGCCCAGCCCGCCGCCGCGCTGCAACGCGTCCTCGACTACGGGGGAAAGGTCCTCGAACCGGTCTACGGCTTCCGGTCCCTGCTGAACTTCAAGGCGAAATTCCAGCCCCAGTACCGGCCCATGTACATGGCCTACCCGGACCCGGCCTTCCTGCCCGCCATCACCCGGGCGATCTCCAAGGCGTATCTGCCGCACATGACACCGGCCCAGGGCATGCGGCTGATGCGACAGTTCTCGACCTAG
- a CDS encoding MBL fold metallo-hydrolase, which yields METQVTEIAPDIYRLSTYISDADFMFNQFLVDAEEPLLFHCGLRALFPLVSEAVARVTPVENLRWITFGHVEADECGSLNSWLQAAPRAQVAHGTMGCLVSVNDMADRQPRPLEDEEVLDLGGKRVRRLETPHMPHGWDAGLLYEETTGTLLCGDLFTRIGDAPPLTESDLVGPALAAEDVFRSTCLTADTAPTMRRLAGLRPATMGLMHGPSYTGDCGRALTDLAAAYEDRFLASCDGHRGK from the coding sequence ATGGAAACGCAGGTCACGGAGATCGCGCCGGACATCTACCGGCTGTCCACCTACATCAGCGACGCGGACTTCATGTTCAACCAGTTCCTCGTCGACGCCGAGGAGCCGCTGCTGTTCCACTGCGGGCTGCGGGCGCTGTTCCCCCTGGTGTCGGAGGCCGTGGCCCGGGTGACCCCGGTGGAGAACCTCCGCTGGATCACCTTCGGCCATGTCGAGGCCGACGAGTGCGGCTCGCTGAACTCCTGGCTCCAGGCGGCTCCCCGGGCCCAGGTCGCGCACGGCACGATGGGGTGCCTGGTGTCGGTGAACGACATGGCCGACCGTCAGCCGCGCCCGTTGGAGGACGAGGAGGTGCTCGACCTCGGCGGAAAGCGGGTGCGCCGCCTGGAGACCCCGCACATGCCGCACGGCTGGGACGCCGGGCTGCTCTACGAGGAGACGACCGGCACGCTCCTGTGCGGTGACCTCTTCACGCGGATCGGTGACGCCCCGCCCCTGACGGAGAGCGATCTCGTCGGCCCCGCCCTGGCGGCCGAGGACGTCTTCCGGTCGACGTGCCTGACGGCCGACACCGCCCCGACCATGCGCCGGCTGGCCGGGCTGCGGCCGGCGACGATGGGTTTGATGCACGGCCCGTCGTACACGGGCGACTGCGGCCGGGCGCTGACCGATCTGGCGGCGGCCTACGAGGACCGGTTCCTGGCGTCCTGCGACGGTCACCGCGGCAAATGA
- a CDS encoding cytochrome P450 gives MTIGETPQMYEVPDLPALDFDPFLKEALQAPPVRIRLPHGKGDCWLMTRYADVKFVASDARFSRDILGRSVPKMTKHFIPLDRAVSFVDPPDHARVRAVVAPAFTQRSMERLRPRAQAVLDGLIDDLLAAGQPADLIRYVTSPFPLEMVSELMGVPAGDRPQIRDWAQTLLTRASDEGAAERAKDVKQAAHDYFRQLAAERRAAPRDDLMSTMVAAVDAGRIDEEELLALATLMGLNGWHAVRNNTSNMVYALLTQDGLLDRLRSEPEVVPKAVDELLRWIPHKHGVGQPRIATVDIEVGGARIAAGDIVYVSYVAANWDEEVYPEPGRIDFERQGPPHVAFGHGPHFCVGPLLARMESEVLLATLADRLPGLRLAIPADRVRWQTEVLIRGPVDLPVAW, from the coding sequence GTGACGATCGGTGAAACCCCGCAAATGTACGAGGTCCCCGACCTGCCCGCGCTGGACTTCGACCCCTTCCTCAAGGAGGCGCTGCAGGCCCCTCCCGTCCGGATCCGGCTGCCGCACGGCAAAGGCGACTGCTGGCTGATGACCCGGTACGCCGACGTCAAGTTCGTCGCCTCGGACGCGCGGTTCAGCCGGGACATCCTCGGCAGGTCCGTGCCCAAGATGACCAAGCACTTCATCCCGCTCGACCGTGCCGTCAGCTTCGTGGACCCGCCCGACCACGCCCGCGTGCGCGCGGTGGTCGCCCCCGCGTTCACCCAGCGCAGCATGGAACGGCTGCGGCCCCGCGCCCAGGCCGTGCTCGACGGCCTGATCGACGATCTGCTGGCGGCCGGACAGCCCGCCGATCTCATCCGGTACGTCACCTCGCCGTTCCCCCTGGAGATGGTCAGCGAGCTGATGGGCGTCCCCGCCGGGGACCGGCCGCAGATCCGCGACTGGGCGCAGACCCTGCTGACGAGGGCGTCCGACGAGGGGGCGGCCGAGCGGGCCAAGGACGTCAAGCAGGCCGCCCACGACTACTTCCGCCAGCTGGCCGCGGAACGCCGCGCCGCACCCCGGGACGACCTGATGAGCACGATGGTGGCCGCCGTCGACGCGGGCCGGATCGACGAGGAGGAGCTGCTGGCCCTCGCCACCCTCATGGGCCTCAACGGCTGGCACGCGGTGCGCAACAACACCTCGAACATGGTCTACGCCCTGCTCACCCAGGACGGGCTGCTGGACCGGCTGCGGTCCGAGCCGGAGGTGGTGCCGAAGGCCGTCGACGAGCTGCTGCGCTGGATCCCGCACAAGCACGGCGTCGGGCAGCCGCGCATCGCCACCGTGGACATCGAGGTCGGCGGAGCCCGGATCGCCGCCGGTGACATCGTCTACGTCTCCTACGTCGCCGCCAACTGGGACGAGGAGGTCTACCCCGAGCCCGGCCGGATCGACTTCGAGCGCCAGGGGCCGCCGCACGTCGCCTTCGGGCACGGCCCGCACTTCTGCGTGGGCCCCCTGCTGGCCCGCATGGAATCGGAGGTCCTGCTGGCCACCCTGGCCGACCGGCTCCCCGGGCTGCGGCTCGCGATTCCGGCCGACCGGGTGCGGTGGCAGACCGAGGTGCTGATCCGGGGCCCGGTCGACCTGCCGGTCGCGTGGTGA
- a CDS encoding RNA-binding S4 domain-containing protein has product MASDEQSVRVDSWIWSVRLTKTRSLAGTACRAGHVRVNGERVKPAHAVRCGDEVRLRVGGRDRIVVVSRVVKKRVGAAVAAEAYVDNSPPAPPREEIAQVAHRDRGAGRPTKRDRRDLERLRNG; this is encoded by the coding sequence ATGGCTTCCGACGAGCAGTCCGTACGGGTCGACAGCTGGATCTGGTCCGTGCGGCTCACGAAGACCCGTTCGCTGGCGGGCACCGCCTGCCGCGCCGGTCACGTGCGCGTCAACGGCGAGCGCGTCAAGCCCGCCCACGCGGTGCGCTGCGGCGACGAGGTCCGGCTGCGCGTGGGCGGCCGGGACCGGATCGTCGTGGTCTCGCGCGTCGTGAAGAAGCGGGTCGGCGCCGCGGTCGCCGCCGAGGCCTACGTCGACAACAGCCCGCCGGCCCCGCCGCGCGAGGAGATCGCCCAGGTCGCGCACCGTGACCGGGGCGCCGGCCGCCCGACCAAGCGCGACCGCCGCGACCTGGAGCGCCTGCGCAACGGCTGA
- a CDS encoding putative leader peptide: MIPLVKRRHVDLVRVTSMSCRHYG, from the coding sequence GTGATTCCGCTCGTCAAGCGCCGCCACGTGGACCTCGTCCGTGTTACGAGCATGTCCTGTCGCCACTACGGCTGA
- a CDS encoding isopenicillin N synthase family dioxygenase, whose translation MINELPVIDLSAASAGPDARARFHDALHTAARDVGFFHLTGHGITEAETAELMRTLRAFFALPEAERLAISNLNSPHFRGYTRIGDERTGGSRDWRDQIDIGAERAPRVPGPDEPGYWWLEGPNQWPAALPELRTAALNWVDRLSSVAQRLLHELLAAIGAPPDFYDEAFADRPHLHLKLVRYPGSAPDGAAQGVGAHKDYGFLTLLLQDTVGGLQVEGPDGAFIDVPPMPGAFVVNLGELLEVATNGYLKATNHRVVSPPGNRERYSVPFFYNPRLDARIEPVPFPHAHRAPGVTQDSANPLFAEYGRNEIKGWLRAHPAVARRHHAGLLDAPVPVS comes from the coding sequence ATGATCAACGAGCTTCCCGTCATCGACCTCTCCGCCGCCTCGGCAGGCCCCGACGCCCGGGCGCGCTTCCATGACGCGCTGCACACCGCCGCCCGTGACGTGGGCTTCTTCCATCTGACCGGCCACGGCATCACCGAGGCCGAGACCGCTGAGCTGATGCGCACCCTGCGTGCCTTCTTCGCCCTGCCCGAAGCCGAGCGGCTCGCCATCAGCAACCTCAACTCGCCCCATTTCCGTGGCTACACCCGCATAGGCGACGAGCGGACCGGCGGCAGCCGCGACTGGCGGGACCAGATCGACATCGGCGCCGAACGCGCGCCGCGCGTGCCCGGCCCGGACGAGCCCGGCTACTGGTGGCTGGAGGGCCCCAACCAGTGGCCCGCCGCCCTGCCCGAGCTGCGCACCGCCGCCCTGAACTGGGTCGACCGGCTGAGCTCGGTGGCCCAGCGGCTGCTGCACGAACTGCTCGCCGCGATCGGCGCCCCGCCGGACTTCTACGACGAGGCCTTCGCCGACCGCCCCCACCTGCACCTCAAGCTCGTCCGCTACCCCGGCAGCGCCCCCGACGGCGCCGCGCAGGGGGTCGGCGCGCACAAGGACTACGGCTTCCTGACGCTGCTGCTCCAGGACACGGTCGGCGGACTGCAGGTGGAGGGCCCCGACGGTGCGTTCATCGACGTGCCGCCGATGCCCGGCGCCTTCGTGGTCAACCTCGGTGAACTGCTGGAAGTCGCCACCAACGGCTATCTCAAGGCCACCAACCACCGGGTCGTCTCCCCGCCCGGGAACCGGGAGCGCTACTCCGTCCCGTTCTTCTACAACCCGCGGCTGGACGCCCGGATCGAGCCGGTGCCCTTCCCGCACGCCCACCGGGCCCCCGGCGTCACCCAGGACTCGGCCAACCCGCTGTTCGCCGAGTACGGCCGTAACGAGATCAAGGGCTGGCTCCGGGCGCACCCGGCCGTCGCCCGCCGCCACCACGCCGGGCTGCTGGACGCTCCCGTACCGGTGAGCTGA
- a CDS encoding MFS transporter: protein MLAVLCASLLLVAMDATILNVALPSLIDDLQPGALEQLWIIDIYGLVLGGLLVTSGAVSDRYGRKRLFLTGFVLFGLASVVAATAGSSAQLIAGRVLLGLGGAMVMPSTLSLIRNIFTDAHERALAIGVWAAVAGAGACVGPLVGGVLVEHFGWSAAFWVNLPVVVVTVVAGLRLLPEYRSPQPGGLDWPGALLSIVGIVSLAWGIKHVAKGSLLPGDVGTLALGVLLLALFARRQLRSDDPLLDVRLFKRRPFLAAALATLLAMLAIGAALFLISLWLQYVHGYSPSQAGLRTLPAAAAMLAGSLSTPWLMHHVGVRSVMALGLGALAAGFLLLALSPVPTAYPAVAVVLAALGLGDGLAITASAAVLVSSVPAERAGQAGAVSETAYELGVGLGVALLGSIHGAVYYQHMTGLPLDGADAERARDSVGGATEVAEEAGGTTGRQVLEAARDAFDDALTTTAYASAAIVVAVALLAVWLVPRGFRTTSSH from the coding sequence ATGCTCGCGGTGCTCTGCGCCAGCCTTCTGCTGGTCGCCATGGACGCCACCATCCTCAACGTCGCGCTGCCCTCGCTCATCGACGATCTCCAGCCGGGTGCGCTGGAGCAGCTGTGGATCATCGACATCTACGGTCTCGTACTCGGTGGCCTGCTGGTCACCAGCGGCGCGGTGAGTGACCGGTACGGCCGTAAGCGGCTCTTCCTGACCGGTTTCGTCCTCTTCGGCCTGGCGTCCGTCGTCGCGGCCACCGCGGGCAGCTCCGCCCAGCTGATCGCCGGCCGGGTGCTGCTCGGGCTCGGCGGCGCCATGGTGATGCCGTCGACGCTGTCCCTGATCCGCAACATCTTCACCGACGCCCACGAGCGGGCGCTCGCCATCGGCGTCTGGGCCGCCGTCGCGGGCGCCGGGGCGTGCGTGGGACCGCTCGTCGGCGGGGTGCTCGTCGAGCACTTCGGCTGGTCGGCCGCGTTCTGGGTGAACCTCCCGGTCGTCGTCGTCACGGTCGTCGCCGGACTGCGGCTGCTGCCGGAGTACCGCAGCCCCCAGCCCGGCGGGCTCGACTGGCCGGGCGCCCTGCTCTCCATCGTCGGCATCGTGTCCCTGGCCTGGGGCATCAAGCACGTCGCCAAGGGCAGTCTGCTGCCCGGGGACGTGGGCACGCTCGCCCTCGGGGTACTGCTGCTGGCGCTGTTCGCGCGACGCCAACTCCGCTCCGACGACCCGCTGCTGGACGTACGCCTCTTCAAGCGCCGTCCTTTCCTGGCCGCCGCGCTGGCCACCCTGCTCGCCATGCTGGCCATCGGTGCCGCGCTGTTCCTCATCTCGCTGTGGCTGCAGTACGTCCACGGCTACTCGCCCTCCCAGGCCGGTCTGCGGACCCTGCCCGCGGCCGCCGCCATGCTGGCCGGTTCGCTGTCGACCCCCTGGCTGATGCACCACGTCGGGGTCCGTTCCGTCATGGCCCTCGGACTCGGCGCCCTCGCCGCGGGTTTCCTGCTGCTGGCGCTGTCCCCGGTCCCCACCGCATACCCGGCCGTCGCGGTGGTGCTGGCCGCGCTCGGCCTCGGCGACGGGCTGGCGATCACCGCCTCGGCAGCCGTGCTGGTCTCGTCCGTACCGGCGGAACGCGCCGGGCAGGCGGGCGCCGTCTCGGAGACCGCCTACGAACTCGGCGTCGGCCTCGGCGTGGCCCTGCTCGGCAGCATCCACGGCGCCGTCTACTACCAGCACATGACCGGACTGCCCCTGGACGGCGCCGACGCGGAGCGGGCACGGGATTCGGTCGGCGGTGCCACGGAGGTCGCCGAGGAGGCCGGCGGCACGACCGGGCGACAGGTGCTCGAAGCCGCCCGGGACGCCTTCGACGACGCGCTCACCACGACGGCGTACGCATCGGCGGCGATCGTCGTCGCGGTGGCCCTGCTCGCGGTGTGGCTGGTGCCCCGCGGTTTCAGAACGACGAGCAGCCACTGA
- a CDS encoding FAD/NAD(P)-binding protein gives MGHAAAPGGDRETAHTDDDSHDGDGRDRAAGRDVVIVGAGFAGTSVFLHLVRALLRPGPRTRNGPAARPVRSVQVVDPHPVGWGLAFGDSDPLLVCNSAADVNSLLADRPADFIDYLRARGAPPEPQDCVPRARMAEYCHDRHTDARALAVAHGIEVRHVRDTAVSVSTGADGHRVRLRGGQEITGDEVVVCTGVHRPRVPDGFAAFTGHPRYLDSPYPAGRIREGLPRGSRVLVLGTHQSAVDAALLLCRDGHRTTMASPSGLLPAVRQSLAAPVRDFPPLAGIARLDPADPRLEAKVTRRAVEAVRLLDRRPLRAQVSTAADPVRRLREETALVESGACSWPGVVVPLLEGVIALSADLPAARRRALMAHFAWFVGRYATALTVLNARRLLAHFDTGALRMAPGYPRAVSFEGGAWRVEWPRTTPRGSGASFDYVVNATGFLPPELCWDPDGKAVHLDGAPGPTAAVDHLEADLRLRPRPGAQPEHIWVAGVGTHPRIPFSNHLRNVVRQARQVADEIAALP, from the coding sequence ATGGGACATGCCGCCGCGCCCGGTGGCGACCGGGAGACCGCGCACACCGACGACGACAGCCACGACGGCGACGGGAGGGACCGCGCCGCCGGGCGGGATGTCGTGATCGTGGGCGCCGGGTTCGCCGGTACCAGCGTCTTCCTGCACCTGGTGCGCGCACTGCTGCGCCCGGGCCCACGGACGCGGAACGGCCCCGCGGCCCGCCCGGTACGGTCGGTCCAGGTCGTGGACCCCCACCCCGTCGGGTGGGGGCTGGCCTTCGGCGACAGCGACCCGCTGCTGGTGTGCAACAGCGCCGCCGACGTCAACTCCCTGCTGGCGGACCGGCCCGCCGACTTCATCGACTACCTCCGGGCGCGCGGCGCGCCACCGGAACCGCAGGACTGTGTGCCGCGCGCCCGGATGGCCGAGTACTGCCACGACCGTCACACCGACGCCCGCGCCCTGGCCGTCGCCCACGGCATCGAGGTCCGGCACGTGCGGGACACGGCGGTGTCGGTCAGCACCGGGGCCGACGGGCACCGGGTGCGGCTCCGCGGCGGGCAGGAGATCACCGGCGACGAGGTCGTCGTCTGTACGGGCGTCCACCGCCCCCGCGTCCCGGACGGCTTCGCGGCCTTCACCGGCCACCCCCGCTATCTGGACAGCCCCTACCCCGCCGGCCGGATCCGGGAGGGCCTTCCCCGGGGCAGCCGGGTGCTGGTGCTCGGTACCCACCAATCGGCCGTCGACGCCGCCCTGTTGCTGTGCCGCGACGGCCACCGGACGACCATGGCCTCGCCCTCGGGACTCCTGCCCGCCGTACGGCAGTCGCTGGCCGCGCCGGTGCGCGACTTCCCGCCGTTGGCAGGGATCGCCCGGCTCGACCCCGCCGACCCCCGGCTCGAAGCGAAGGTGACGCGCCGCGCGGTGGAGGCGGTCCGGCTGCTCGACCGCCGCCCGCTGCGGGCGCAGGTCTCCACCGCCGCCGATCCCGTCCGGCGGCTGCGGGAGGAGACCGCGTTGGTGGAGTCCGGTGCCTGCTCGTGGCCCGGCGTCGTCGTGCCCCTGCTGGAAGGGGTGATCGCCCTGAGCGCCGACCTTCCCGCCGCCCGGCGCCGCGCGCTGATGGCGCACTTCGCGTGGTTCGTCGGCCGCTACGCGACGGCGCTGACCGTCCTCAACGCCCGTCGGCTGCTCGCCCACTTCGACACCGGTGCGCTGCGGATGGCTCCCGGCTACCCCCGCGCCGTGTCCTTCGAGGGGGGCGCGTGGCGGGTGGAGTGGCCGCGAACCACGCCTCGCGGGTCCGGGGCGAGCTTCGACTACGTCGTCAACGCCACCGGTTTCCTGCCCCCCGAGCTGTGTTGGGACCCCGACGGCAAGGCCGTGCACCTGGACGGGGCGCCGGGCCCCACCGCTGCCGTCGACCATCTGGAGGCCGATCTGCGGCTGCGCCCACGGCCCGGGGCGCAGCCCGAGCACATCTGGGTGGCCGGGGTGGGCACCCATCCGCGGATCCCGTTCTCCAACCATCTGCGCAACGTGGTCCGTCAGGCCCGCCAGGTCGCGGACGAGATCGCGGCACTGCCGTGA
- a CDS encoding alpha/beta hydrolase: MRTRPGRIAVVMVTAAFVAGGCTADGGGSAGRTGPPSPSGGPGGPRRAAPPGPPVPGVPREIARQRLDWAPCEPEDAGEGVQQPLPDAECSWLTVPLDYAVPHKNTIKVRVARVRAPDGSRRLGSLVFNPGGPGEAGAALVADGTFTATPEVSDRYDLVGFDPRGVHRSAPLICPARDGGSDLIPRTRQLMDAEFKIAAERAADCRKVTGALMAHMDSVSVARDLDLLRAALGEDRLDYLGISYGTYIGQHYARLFPDRVGRFVLDGVVDPGADQAQTAREDVKAISESFASYARTCAANDCSLGATPDDVTTTTTDFVRGLDAHPVPGPDGARLTTAMAAQAIRDSLYQDAKWPELTQALVDAMNGDPEPLLRLGPYGGRLTGQGPAGENGEATADPSMARSAIDCLDRPGPRSPDDILRYLGEFEKASPLFGSTVATAMVHCAAWPITPTGKAEPLSAPGAPAMVLVSYAVDPATPLVNARAVRTNLGAGSLVVRAGTGHSAYANGSECTDRAVDTFLVSGKLPPAELDCGA; the protein is encoded by the coding sequence ATGCGGACCCGGCCCGGCAGGATAGCGGTGGTGATGGTCACCGCGGCCTTCGTGGCCGGCGGCTGCACGGCGGACGGCGGCGGGAGCGCCGGGAGGACCGGGCCGCCGTCGCCGTCGGGGGGTCCGGGCGGGCCCCGGCGGGCCGCCCCGCCCGGGCCCCCCGTACCGGGGGTGCCCCGGGAGATCGCCCGGCAGCGCCTCGACTGGGCCCCTTGCGAGCCCGAGGACGCCGGGGAGGGCGTGCAGCAGCCGCTGCCGGACGCCGAGTGCTCCTGGCTGACGGTGCCCCTGGACTACGCGGTGCCCCACAAGAACACCATCAAGGTGCGGGTGGCGCGGGTGCGCGCACCGGACGGTTCCCGGCGGCTCGGCTCGCTGGTCTTCAACCCCGGCGGGCCCGGTGAGGCGGGCGCCGCCCTGGTCGCCGACGGTACGTTCACGGCGACCCCCGAGGTGAGCGACCGCTACGACCTCGTCGGCTTCGATCCGCGCGGCGTCCACCGCTCGGCCCCGCTGATATGCCCCGCGAGAGACGGCGGCAGCGATCTCATCCCGCGCACCCGGCAGTTGATGGACGCGGAGTTCAAGATCGCCGCCGAGCGGGCGGCCGACTGCCGGAAGGTCACCGGTGCGCTGATGGCACACATGGACAGCGTCAGCGTCGCCCGTGACCTGGACCTGCTCAGGGCGGCCCTGGGCGAGGACAGACTCGACTACCTCGGCATCTCCTACGGCACCTACATCGGCCAGCACTACGCCCGGCTCTTCCCGGACCGGGTCGGGCGCTTCGTGCTCGACGGGGTCGTGGACCCGGGCGCCGACCAGGCGCAGACCGCGCGGGAGGACGTCAAGGCCATCAGCGAGAGCTTCGCGAGCTACGCGCGGACCTGCGCGGCGAACGACTGTTCCCTCGGTGCCACACCCGACGACGTCACCACCACGACCACCGACTTCGTGCGGGGCCTCGACGCCCACCCCGTCCCCGGCCCCGACGGCGCCCGGCTCACCACCGCCATGGCGGCCCAGGCCATCCGTGACTCCCTCTACCAGGACGCGAAGTGGCCGGAGCTGACCCAGGCCCTGGTCGACGCCATGAACGGAGACCCGGAGCCGCTCCTGCGGCTCGGCCCGTACGGGGGCCGGCTCACCGGGCAGGGACCGGCCGGGGAGAACGGGGAAGCCACCGCCGATCCCTCCATGGCCAGGAGTGCCATCGACTGCCTGGACAGGCCGGGGCCGAGGAGCCCCGACGACATCCTCAGATACCTCGGGGAGTTCGAGAAGGCGTCGCCGCTGTTCGGCTCCACCGTGGCCACGGCCATGGTCCACTGCGCGGCCTGGCCCATCACCCCCACGGGAAAGGCAGAACCCCTCAGCGCGCCCGGCGCCCCCGCCATGGTCCTGGTCTCCTACGCCGTCGATCCGGCGACGCCGCTGGTCAACGCCCGGGCGGTACGGACGAACCTGGGCGCGGGCTCCCTGGTCGTCCGGGCCGGCACGGGGCACTCCGCCTACGCCAACGGTTCGGAGTGCACCGACCGCGCGGTGGACACCTTTCTCGTCTCCGGCAAACTGCCCCCGGCGGAACTGGACTGCGGCGCCTGA